The following coding sequences are from one Mytilus trossulus isolate FHL-02 chromosome 8, PNRI_Mtr1.1.1.hap1, whole genome shotgun sequence window:
- the LOC134681856 gene encoding transmembrane protein 35B-like, producing the protein MGVVAILEKVVLVGLISLFMMASLCKLFPSKFPEEVGADMNRKFQQYCYVCVTILFGYQPNPMTYKMVTGIIELAGALALILKDTRKIGCVLLIITMAGAVQTLICLKEYKESIFPSSVFFALCFLYHVSGRKVSLEKSKTE; encoded by the exons ATGGGTGTAGTAGCCATTCTAGAGAAGGTTGTATTGGTGGGATTAATATCTCTATTTATGATGGCATCGCTTTGTAAACTATTTCCATCGAAGTTTCCAGAAGAAGTAGGAGCTGACATG aatCGGAAGTTCCAACAGTATTGTTATGTTTGTGTTACCATTTTGTTTGGATATCAGCCAAATCCAATGACATACAAAATGGTGACAGGAATAATAGAATTAGCTGGAGCCCTTGCCCTAATCCTGAAGGATACTAGAAAGATCGGATGTGTTTTGCTTATCATTACAATGGCGGGAGCAGTTCAAACACTCATTTGTTTAAAAGAATACAAAGAAAGTATTTTCCCAAGTAGTGTGTTTTTCGCACTGTGCTTTCTGTATCATGTTTCTGGACGGAAAGTGTCGCTGGAAAAGTCCAAAACAGAATAG
- the LOC134680888 gene encoding uncharacterized protein LOC134680888 isoform X2 codes for MAGTLEEERVNSWILDYSYQRAWKEFSSTSNIDLQTTRDFIQWIVTQPCMITTERKQKVQILLFLCRLSDGSDHTTRYSVNSDITALEEALKNIDSIEPLVGKKHANCLESMRTSVKKQAVLVCCRADDFEAGKDVFKRLWKKPSSKEEKNAVENLQKVIASNDKDHSYIKFNTYERFLKKSVEYLSDIHDSFSIPYLLQQAESYERNSHMKDLMKGTIKFSNTEIQQYMTSNDIKSLTPKSQQNLETKLQRIRETNQIQESDIEEMEISVNNNNAESDETEPEENTSRLRKMRSGRQTSTPKKFDKEVSDDESGSEKISPLRKRLGLEAESSILNPRKGQRIPWNYSESRDFYKQIKKHGVGNWSKIRDELHTFRTNVQLKDRWRCMLNNESLITKLSKECGKM; via the exons ATGGCGGGAACATTAGAAGAGGAAAGGGTTAATAGTTGGATTTTAGACTATTCATACCAACGAGCTTGGAAGGAATTCTCAAGTACAAGCAACATAGACTTACAGACAACTAGAGATTTTATTCAAT GGATAGTTACCCAGCCATGCATGATTACCACAGAGAGAAAACAGAAAGTTcagattttgttgtttttgtgtcGATTATCTGATGGCAGTGATCATACAACTCGTTATAGTGTCAACAGTGATATAACAGCATTAGAAGAAGCTCTGAAGAATATTGATAGTATTGAACCACTCGTGGGGAAGAAACATGCCAATTGTTTAGAGTCCATGAGAACCTCTGTCAAGAAACAG GCTGTTTTAGTGTGTTGCAGAGCTGATGATTTTGAAGCAGGGAAAGATGTCTTTAAAAGGCTATGGAAGAAACCTTCATCTAAAGAGGAAAAG AATGCAGTGGAAAATTTACAGAAAGTTATAGCCTCGAATGATAAGGATCATTCCTACATTAAGTTTAATACCTATGAAAGATTTCTGAAGAAATCTGTGGAATACTTATCAGACATTCATGACAGTTTCAGCATACCATACTTACTGCAG CAAGCTGAGTCTTATGAGAGGAATAGCCATATGAAGGACTTAATGAAAGGAACAATCAA ATTTAGTAATACAGAAATTCAACAATATATGACAAGTAATGACATCAAAAGTCTGACACCAAAATCTCAACAGAATCTGGAAACCAAGCTACAAAGGATAAGGGAGACT AATCAAATTCAGGAAAGTGACATAGAAGAAATGGAAATCAGTGTAAATAATAACAATGCAGAATCAG ATGAAACAGAACCAGAAGAGAATACTTCCAG ACTAAGAAAGATGAGAAGTGGTCGACAGACTAGTACACCAAAGAAGTTTGATAAGGAAGTCAGTGATGATGAAAGTG GCAGTGAAAAAATATCTCCTCTGCGGAAACGTCTTGGACTTGAAGCTGAATCCTCCATTTTGAATCCCAGGAAAGGACAAAGAATTCCATGGAATTATAGTGAATCCAGAGActtttataaacaaatcaaaaagcATGGTGTAGGAAACTGGTCTAAAATAAGGGACGAATTACATACATTTAGAACCAATGTACAACTGAAAGATAGATGGCGCTGTATGTTAAATAATGAATCATTGATTACAAAATTGTCTAAAGAATGTGGAAAAATGTGA
- the LOC134680888 gene encoding uncharacterized protein LOC134680888 isoform X1 — protein sequence MAGTLEEERVNSWILDYSYQRAWKEFSSTSNIDLQTTRDFIQWIVTQPCMITTERKQKVQILLFLCRLSDGSDHTTRYSVNSDITALEEALKNIDSIEPLVGKKHANCLESMRTSVKKQAVLVCCRADDFEAGKDVFKRLWKKPSSKEEKVLNKLEKQVDKNAVENLQKVIASNDKDHSYIKFNTYERFLKKSVEYLSDIHDSFSIPYLLQQAESYERNSHMKDLMKGTIKFSNTEIQQYMTSNDIKSLTPKSQQNLETKLQRIRETNQIQESDIEEMEISVNNNNAESDETEPEENTSRLRKMRSGRQTSTPKKFDKEVSDDESGSEKISPLRKRLGLEAESSILNPRKGQRIPWNYSESRDFYKQIKKHGVGNWSKIRDELHTFRTNVQLKDRWRCMLNNESLITKLSKECGKM from the exons ATGGCGGGAACATTAGAAGAGGAAAGGGTTAATAGTTGGATTTTAGACTATTCATACCAACGAGCTTGGAAGGAATTCTCAAGTACAAGCAACATAGACTTACAGACAACTAGAGATTTTATTCAAT GGATAGTTACCCAGCCATGCATGATTACCACAGAGAGAAAACAGAAAGTTcagattttgttgtttttgtgtcGATTATCTGATGGCAGTGATCATACAACTCGTTATAGTGTCAACAGTGATATAACAGCATTAGAAGAAGCTCTGAAGAATATTGATAGTATTGAACCACTCGTGGGGAAGAAACATGCCAATTGTTTAGAGTCCATGAGAACCTCTGTCAAGAAACAG GCTGTTTTAGTGTGTTGCAGAGCTGATGATTTTGAAGCAGGGAAAGATGTCTTTAAAAGGCTATGGAAGAAACCTTCATCTAAAGAGGAAAAGGTACTTAATAAATTGGAAAAGCAAGTTGATAAG AATGCAGTGGAAAATTTACAGAAAGTTATAGCCTCGAATGATAAGGATCATTCCTACATTAAGTTTAATACCTATGAAAGATTTCTGAAGAAATCTGTGGAATACTTATCAGACATTCATGACAGTTTCAGCATACCATACTTACTGCAG CAAGCTGAGTCTTATGAGAGGAATAGCCATATGAAGGACTTAATGAAAGGAACAATCAA ATTTAGTAATACAGAAATTCAACAATATATGACAAGTAATGACATCAAAAGTCTGACACCAAAATCTCAACAGAATCTGGAAACCAAGCTACAAAGGATAAGGGAGACT AATCAAATTCAGGAAAGTGACATAGAAGAAATGGAAATCAGTGTAAATAATAACAATGCAGAATCAG ATGAAACAGAACCAGAAGAGAATACTTCCAG ACTAAGAAAGATGAGAAGTGGTCGACAGACTAGTACACCAAAGAAGTTTGATAAGGAAGTCAGTGATGATGAAAGTG GCAGTGAAAAAATATCTCCTCTGCGGAAACGTCTTGGACTTGAAGCTGAATCCTCCATTTTGAATCCCAGGAAAGGACAAAGAATTCCATGGAATTATAGTGAATCCAGAGActtttataaacaaatcaaaaagcATGGTGTAGGAAACTGGTCTAAAATAAGGGACGAATTACATACATTTAGAACCAATGTACAACTGAAAGATAGATGGCGCTGTATGTTAAATAATGAATCATTGATTACAAAATTGTCTAAAGAATGTGGAAAAATGTGA